GACGCCTGCGGTCATGCTCGGATTAGTCGCTTTGGTCGGCCTTCTAATCCAGCGCAAAAACGCCGCAGACGTCACGAAAGGAACCCTGAAGACCATACTCGGCGTATTGATCTTAACGGCAGGGTCAGGTGTTATCGTTCAATATTTGGAACCGTTCGCCACGATTTTTACACAAGGATTTCAGTTGACCGGCGTTGTTCCATTCGATGAAGCCGTCATCGGGGCGTTGTCAGAAAAAGTTCCCGAAATTGCCCGCAACGGTTCGTTGATATTGGCACTAGGCTTTGTTACCAATATTATACTAGCCCGCTTCTCGCCTTACAAATATATCTTTCTTACGGGTCATATGTTGTGGATCATGTCGGGTGCGTTGGCTTGGGCTTTTTACGACCTGGGTTACTCAACCGTTCAAGCGGTGTTATGGGGATCAATGATTCAAGGCTTGGCTTGTGTGCTTTTCCCTGCGCTTGCTCAGCCAATCATGCGTAAAATAACGGGCTCCAGTGAAATCGGCTACGGTCATTTTACAACGGCCGGTGTCGTATTGTCCGCTGGTGTCGGCAAGCTGGTCGGCAATCCGAAGAAGAGCTCGGAAGATATGAAAATGCCGAAAAGTCTAGAGTTTTTCAAGGATACCGCGGTTTCCATTTCTTTCGTCATGGTCCTCATCTATCTCATTTCGGTACTGATGGCTGGTCCCGAATTTATGAAGACGATAAGCAACGGCCAGAACTGGATCGTGTTTGCAATTGTTCAAGGCTTGGGCTTTACGGCTGGTGTACTCATTTTGCTGCAAGGGGTCAGGATGTTCCTAGGAGAAATTGTCCCAGCGTTCCGCGGCATTGCGCAAAAGCTCGTTCCTGGAGCGACGCCTGCTCTGGATTGTCCCGTCGTATTTGCCTTTGCGCCAAACGCATTGATTATCGGTTTCTTAAGCAGCATTGTCGGCATGGTGATCGGCATGCTCGTCTCACGAACATTCGGTGAGATCGTCCCTCTGCCTTCCATTATCGGCGGGTTTTTCACTGGAGGGATCGCAGGTATATTCGGCAATGCGTTGGGAGGTAGACGGGGGGCGATTGTTTCCGGTGTGATCTACGGCCTTGTGTTAACGATACCTGTTGCTTTGTTCTTCCCGTTGTACGGCCTTGAAACGTATGGTGTGACGGGGATCGCTCTTCTCTTGTCCGATGCGTTGATCGTACTTTCGGGAGTGAAGCTGCTTGATTCGCTCCATATCCTGCCAATTGCCGTACCGTTGGCAATTGTGGCGGTAATTGCTCTTGGTTGGATTCGTCCGAACAAAAAGCAAGGTAAGTCAGAGTCAGTCTAATAAAAACGAAGATATTGAGAAATAAAGGTGGGAGACATATGGTAGAGAAACGAACAGCGATCCGAAACGCAAACGGTTTGCATATGCGGCCTGCAACTGAGTTTGTCGATTGCGCATCCACTTTTGCCAGCAAAATTTCGCTGGCGAAAAACGGTCTCGAGGTCGATGCCAAAAGTATGGTTGGCGTTATATCGCTGGCAGTCGCATGCGGCGAAGAAATTGTGATCGCGGCGGAGGGCCCGGATGAGGAAGAAGCGCTCGCCGCTCTGGAGCGGGTTCTTGAAGAAATGAGGGAAGAGGAATGAACGCGATTCGCGGCATTGCGGCGGCGGAAGGAATTGCGATCGGTACAGCCCTGGTGCTCCCCCGCTTTAGTTGGGGAGACGATCCGAGAACACATGTGAAAGCGGTGGAAACCCCGGAACGGGAAGTATCGAAATTGCTTCAAACGTTCGAAGAGGTTCAGCAAGAGCTGGAGGCGTTGTATGCTCAGGCGCAGGCCAAACTTGGCGAAGAGAGCGCCAAAATCGTAAAAGGTCAGATTCTGATGGCGAAGGATCGCTCCTGGATCGAAGGAATGACGCGCTTAATCGAAGAACAAGGAGTGTCTGCGGTAAGCGCGGTACAGACGAAAGTGGATGAACTGCTCCGCCTGTTCGAAGCAACGGACAATGCATACATGCGTGAAAGGGCGAGCGACGTTCGGGACCTCGGAAGCAGGCTGTTGCTGCGATTGCAAGGGGGAGTTCGCGAAGAAGTTGAAGGGATAAGCGGCCCCGTCATTTGGGTGGCCAATGATTTGCCGCCT
The window above is part of the Paenibacillus lutimineralis genome. Proteins encoded here:
- a CDS encoding HPr family phosphocarrier protein; translated protein: MVEKRTAIRNANGLHMRPATEFVDCASTFASKISLAKNGLEVDAKSMVGVISLAVACGEEIVIAAEGPDEEEALAALERVLEEMREEE
- a CDS encoding PTS ascorbate transporter subunit IIC, which encodes MLDFLIQLITTPAVMLGLVALVGLLIQRKNAADVTKGTLKTILGVLILTAGSGVIVQYLEPFATIFTQGFQLTGVVPFDEAVIGALSEKVPEIARNGSLILALGFVTNIILARFSPYKYIFLTGHMLWIMSGALAWAFYDLGYSTVQAVLWGSMIQGLACVLFPALAQPIMRKITGSSEIGYGHFTTAGVVLSAGVGKLVGNPKKSSEDMKMPKSLEFFKDTAVSISFVMVLIYLISVLMAGPEFMKTISNGQNWIVFAIVQGLGFTAGVLILLQGVRMFLGEIVPAFRGIAQKLVPGATPALDCPVVFAFAPNALIIGFLSSIVGMVIGMLVSRTFGEIVPLPSIIGGFFTGGIAGIFGNALGGRRGAIVSGVIYGLVLTIPVALFFPLYGLETYGVTGIALLLSDALIVLSGVKLLDSLHILPIAVPLAIVAVIALGWIRPNKKQGKSESV